Proteins found in one Mycteria americana isolate JAX WOST 10 ecotype Jacksonville Zoo and Gardens chromosome 8, USCA_MyAme_1.0, whole genome shotgun sequence genomic segment:
- the ACD gene encoding adrenocortical dysplasia protein homolog isoform X1: MAAAAAACPGGAGAGEQRGRREQPAVAAGRRQALGPRFVYENKNMSSPKVYVLQPWIANLLVNYEQLDANENLLAGQVLRVLSDSAAPGQPGVLQDAVLQVSDGSYYIRVVITSEALQAEENTHMQLRLSSLICRIIVLQKYTVCFREEARLEDCEFYLTAQRFIVLPMERQRLESSDGNQEPSVLQKIKELWLRSLTLKNAPSSEPSISQLIDAIGQNQLEVLKEDAEECLDLRMPKETPVTVKDEVPVSQWEAERKKECVSFQRGEDIFMVLANTLVIPPEEEAVACDASKADTSEATPGKSSDDKTVPGDSSVISQASPAESTALSDSSEGSLDNPWNRVPPISLTLNSSDEKTFQHDFSPKTQQDMAADSNTPDLLEPCSQDCAEALPQGEPVQTSSPSLLRSYCNTSLVETGTTQATSAAEAVCDAPCPARGPQVSGGSQATLQSLSPASPVLPSSRLQSLPEGMPHREQADSSGTAFPPDSVKHGPAHARTQGRNAVGAKRKLLAGDGQALPALGGQQHPRGAPWGRRRGTGRRLELMNTQGAKKSRNEETGLRRGKQLSGEEEEEEQASPESGPSSRPEQHRALQPYMKEKPVQYRYEAPSPELCERIRSVRISKAMLKWACWILTDREVDS, from the exons atggcggcggcggcggccgcctgtcccggcggggccggcgcgggggagCAGCGTGGCCGGCGGGAGCAGCCCGCGGTCGCGGCAGGGCGGCGCCAGGCGCTGGGGCCCAG GTTTGTGTATGAGAACAAAAACATGTCTTCTCCTAAAGTCTACGTCTTGCAGCCTTGGATTGCGAACCTCTTGGTGAATTATGAACAGCTGGATGCCAATGAGAATCTCCTGGCCGGGCAGGTCCTGCGG GTTTTGAGTGACTCAGCTGCTCCAGGCCAACCCGGGGTCCTCCAAGATGCCGTCCTACAGGTCTCAGATGGGTCCTACTACATCCGCGTGGTCATTACATCTGAAGCTCTGCAGGCGGAGGAAAA CACCCACATGCAGCTCAGACTTTCCAGTCTTATTTGCAGAATTATTGTCTTGCAGAAGTACACGGTGTGTTTCCGGGAGGAGGCCAGGCTG GAGGACTGCGAGTTTTACCTCACGGCCCAGCGGTTCATTGTGTTGCCCATGGAGAGGCAGAGGTTGGAGTCATCCGATGG GAACCAGGAaccctctgtgctgcagaagatAAAGGAGCTCTGGCT GAGGAGTCTCACTCTGAAGAACGCTCCCAGCTCAG AGCCATCCATCTCTCAGCTGATCGATGCCATAGGACAGAACCAGCTGGAGGTTTTGAAGGAAGATGCTGAGGAATGCTTGGATTTACGGATGCCCAAGGAGACGCCAGTGACGGTGAAGGACGAGGTTCCTGTCTCCCAGTGGGAGGCAGAGCGCAAGAAAGAG TGTGTCTCATTTCAGCGGGGTGAGGACATCTTCATGGTCCTGGCCAACACCCTGGTGATCCCTCCTGAGGAGGAGGCAGTTGCTTGCGATGCTTCCAAGGCAG ACACAAGTGAAGCAACTCCCGGGAAGAGCAGTGATGACAAGACAGTGCCAGGCGACTCGAGTGTCATATCCCAAGCCAGCC CTGCTGAGTCAACAGCCTTGTCGGACAGCTCTGAGGGATCCCTGGACAACCCCTGGAACAGGGTCCCCCCAATATCTTTGACCCTGAACTCTTCGGATG AGAAGACCTTTCAACATGACTTTTCACCAAAGACCCAGCAAGATATGGCTGCTGACAGCAACACCCCCGACTTGCTGGAACCCTGCAGCCAGGACTGTGCTGAGGCCTTGCCGCAGGGAGAGCCGGTGCAgacctcctctccctctctgctccgCTCCTACTGCAATACCAGTCTGGTGGAGACCGGCACCACCCAGGCAACGTCAGCTGCGGAGGCAGTCTGCGATGCCCCCTGCCCTGCTCGAGGCCCGCAGGTATCGGGGGGCTCTCAGGCCACCCTGCAGTCtctttctccagcttctcccGTCTTGCCCAGCAGCCGCTTGCAATCCCTGCCCGAAGGGATGCCTCACAGGGAGCAGGCAGACTCCAGTGGCACAGCTTTCCCTCCAGATTCGGTGAAGCATGGTCCGGCTCATGCCAGGACCCAGGGAAGAAATGCTGTGGGTGCCAAGAGGAAGCTGCTGGCAGGAGATGGCCAGGCGCTACCAGCCCTCGGTGGGCAGCAGCATCCCCGAGGTGccccatggggcaggaggagaggcacaggcaggaggctggagctCATGAACACACAGGgtgcaaagaagagcagaaaCGAGGAGACGGGGCTGCGGCGTGGAAAGCAGCtctctggggaagaggaggaggaagagcaagcATCCCCAGAGAGCGGCCCCAGCTCCAGGCCGGAGCAGCACAGAGCTTTGCAGCCG TACATGAAGGAGAAGCCGGTCCAGTACAGATATGAGGCACCAAGCCCTGAGCTCTGCGAGCGGATAAGATCTGTCAG GATCTCAAAGGCGATGCTGAAATGGGCATGCTGGATACTCACAGACAGGGAGGTGGACTCTTGA
- the ACD gene encoding adrenocortical dysplasia protein homolog isoform X2, translating into MAAAAAACPGGAGAGEQRGRREQPAVAAGRRQALGPRFVYENKNMSSPKVYVLQPWIANLLVNYEQLDANENLLAGQVLRVLSDSAAPGQPGVLQDAVLQVSDGSYYIRVVITSEALQAEENTHMQLRLSSLICRIIVLQKYTVCFREEARLEDCEFYLTAQRFIVLPMERQRLESSDGNQEPSVLQKIKELWLRSLTLKNAPSSEPSISQLIDAIGQNQLEVLKEDAEECLDLRMPKETPVTVKDEVPVSQWEAERKKERGEDIFMVLANTLVIPPEEEAVACDASKADTSEATPGKSSDDKTVPGDSSVISQASPAESTALSDSSEGSLDNPWNRVPPISLTLNSSDEKTFQHDFSPKTQQDMAADSNTPDLLEPCSQDCAEALPQGEPVQTSSPSLLRSYCNTSLVETGTTQATSAAEAVCDAPCPARGPQVSGGSQATLQSLSPASPVLPSSRLQSLPEGMPHREQADSSGTAFPPDSVKHGPAHARTQGRNAVGAKRKLLAGDGQALPALGGQQHPRGAPWGRRRGTGRRLELMNTQGAKKSRNEETGLRRGKQLSGEEEEEEQASPESGPSSRPEQHRALQPYMKEKPVQYRYEAPSPELCERIRSVRISKAMLKWACWILTDREVDS; encoded by the exons atggcggcggcggcggccgcctgtcccggcggggccggcgcgggggagCAGCGTGGCCGGCGGGAGCAGCCCGCGGTCGCGGCAGGGCGGCGCCAGGCGCTGGGGCCCAG GTTTGTGTATGAGAACAAAAACATGTCTTCTCCTAAAGTCTACGTCTTGCAGCCTTGGATTGCGAACCTCTTGGTGAATTATGAACAGCTGGATGCCAATGAGAATCTCCTGGCCGGGCAGGTCCTGCGG GTTTTGAGTGACTCAGCTGCTCCAGGCCAACCCGGGGTCCTCCAAGATGCCGTCCTACAGGTCTCAGATGGGTCCTACTACATCCGCGTGGTCATTACATCTGAAGCTCTGCAGGCGGAGGAAAA CACCCACATGCAGCTCAGACTTTCCAGTCTTATTTGCAGAATTATTGTCTTGCAGAAGTACACGGTGTGTTTCCGGGAGGAGGCCAGGCTG GAGGACTGCGAGTTTTACCTCACGGCCCAGCGGTTCATTGTGTTGCCCATGGAGAGGCAGAGGTTGGAGTCATCCGATGG GAACCAGGAaccctctgtgctgcagaagatAAAGGAGCTCTGGCT GAGGAGTCTCACTCTGAAGAACGCTCCCAGCTCAG AGCCATCCATCTCTCAGCTGATCGATGCCATAGGACAGAACCAGCTGGAGGTTTTGAAGGAAGATGCTGAGGAATGCTTGGATTTACGGATGCCCAAGGAGACGCCAGTGACGGTGAAGGACGAGGTTCCTGTCTCCCAGTGGGAGGCAGAGCGCAAGAAAGAG CGGGGTGAGGACATCTTCATGGTCCTGGCCAACACCCTGGTGATCCCTCCTGAGGAGGAGGCAGTTGCTTGCGATGCTTCCAAGGCAG ACACAAGTGAAGCAACTCCCGGGAAGAGCAGTGATGACAAGACAGTGCCAGGCGACTCGAGTGTCATATCCCAAGCCAGCC CTGCTGAGTCAACAGCCTTGTCGGACAGCTCTGAGGGATCCCTGGACAACCCCTGGAACAGGGTCCCCCCAATATCTTTGACCCTGAACTCTTCGGATG AGAAGACCTTTCAACATGACTTTTCACCAAAGACCCAGCAAGATATGGCTGCTGACAGCAACACCCCCGACTTGCTGGAACCCTGCAGCCAGGACTGTGCTGAGGCCTTGCCGCAGGGAGAGCCGGTGCAgacctcctctccctctctgctccgCTCCTACTGCAATACCAGTCTGGTGGAGACCGGCACCACCCAGGCAACGTCAGCTGCGGAGGCAGTCTGCGATGCCCCCTGCCCTGCTCGAGGCCCGCAGGTATCGGGGGGCTCTCAGGCCACCCTGCAGTCtctttctccagcttctcccGTCTTGCCCAGCAGCCGCTTGCAATCCCTGCCCGAAGGGATGCCTCACAGGGAGCAGGCAGACTCCAGTGGCACAGCTTTCCCTCCAGATTCGGTGAAGCATGGTCCGGCTCATGCCAGGACCCAGGGAAGAAATGCTGTGGGTGCCAAGAGGAAGCTGCTGGCAGGAGATGGCCAGGCGCTACCAGCCCTCGGTGGGCAGCAGCATCCCCGAGGTGccccatggggcaggaggagaggcacaggcaggaggctggagctCATGAACACACAGGgtgcaaagaagagcagaaaCGAGGAGACGGGGCTGCGGCGTGGAAAGCAGCtctctggggaagaggaggaggaagagcaagcATCCCCAGAGAGCGGCCCCAGCTCCAGGCCGGAGCAGCACAGAGCTTTGCAGCCG TACATGAAGGAGAAGCCGGTCCAGTACAGATATGAGGCACCAAGCCCTGAGCTCTGCGAGCGGATAAGATCTGTCAG GATCTCAAAGGCGATGCTGAAATGGGCATGCTGGATACTCACAGACAGGGAGGTGGACTCTTGA